One genomic window of Malaciobacter molluscorum LMG 25693 includes the following:
- a CDS encoding YceI family protein has product MRILVKLIGVVALFLGVLNAAEFNVDKSHTNVGFSVKHMMISNVKGKFETYDAKIDFDEKTKKFYALSATIKTNSVDTANEKRDKHLRSADFFYSSKFPDMKFVMKSFKLEEDNEGIMVGDLTIRGVTKEVKLEVELNGVIKDFRGATRLGFTLEGEINRKDFGLKWNKALELGGVVVGEKVEIEVEVEAIKK; this is encoded by the coding sequence ATGAGGATTTTAGTTAAGTTAATTGGGGTAGTTGCTCTATTTTTAGGTGTGCTAAATGCAGCAGAATTTAATGTGGATAAGAGTCATACAAATGTTGGTTTTTCAGTAAAACATATGATGATTTCAAATGTAAAGGGTAAATTTGAAACTTATGATGCAAAAATAGACTTTGATGAGAAAACTAAAAAGTTTTATGCATTAAGTGCAACTATAAAAACTAATTCAGTTGATACTGCTAATGAAAAAAGAGATAAACACTTAAGAAGTGCAGATTTTTTCTATTCTAGTAAATTCCCTGATATGAAATTTGTTATGAAATCTTTTAAATTAGAAGAAGATAATGAAGGAATAATGGTAGGTGATTTAACTATTAGAGGTGTTACTAAAGAAGTTAAATTAGAAGTTGAATTAAATGGTGTTATAAAAGACTTCAGAGGAGCAACTAGATTAGGTTTTACATTAGAAGGTGAAATTAATAGAAAAGATTTTGGACTTAAATGGAATAAAGCTTTAGAATTAGGTGGCGTTGTTGTAGGTGAAAAAGTAGAAATTGAAGTTGAAGTTGAAGCTATAAAAAAATAG
- a CDS encoding MATE family efflux transporter, with product MNKSQNLTKDDIPTLIKQLTIPASTGMFFNTMYNVVDTFYAGVISTKAISALSLSFMLFFMIIGLGYGFASAITALIGNSLGKNKKLLASIYAHKGILFIPLVGMFLMIIGFLYAKDMFILLGAKDDYLQICLDYIYMIFGGIPFFMLNYSLNSILVATGDTKSYRNTLIFGFFANLILNPLFIHGFLFIPAMGISGIAFATVLIQIINMLYLFRKVLKTKMVHFLKPRYFLPQKKIYKDFLVHGLPSSLNMLTMGIGSILLTYFVTKYGYKAVAGYGIGFRVEQIMLLPALGLSTAVLTLVSNNFGAKKYDRVSQTIYKALKYGFIICTFGVAFLYIFGELIVSQFDKDKEVISYATGYLAIEVWIFYAFVTLFICVSTLQAIKKPKMIFWIGLYRQIVAKYFVGYIIVIYFALDLKYFWMGTLVMIYSAAIFAFLYTRNELKKLNIPDI from the coding sequence ATGAACAAATCTCAAAATTTAACAAAAGATGATATACCTACTTTAATAAAACAATTAACTATTCCTGCAAGTACAGGTATGTTTTTTAATACCATGTATAATGTCGTAGATACATTTTATGCAGGAGTTATTTCTACAAAAGCTATTTCAGCATTATCCCTAAGTTTTATGCTATTTTTTATGATTATTGGACTTGGGTATGGTTTTGCTTCTGCAATAACTGCACTAATTGGAAATTCTTTAGGTAAAAATAAGAAATTATTAGCTTCTATTTATGCTCACAAAGGAATTTTATTTATTCCATTAGTTGGAATGTTCCTTATGATAATTGGTTTTTTATATGCAAAAGATATGTTTATACTATTAGGAGCAAAAGATGATTATTTACAAATTTGTTTAGATTATATTTATATGATATTTGGTGGTATTCCTTTTTTTATGTTAAATTACTCACTAAACTCTATTTTAGTAGCTACGGGAGATACAAAATCATATAGAAATACTTTAATCTTTGGATTTTTTGCAAATCTTATTTTAAATCCTTTATTTATTCATGGTTTTTTATTTATTCCTGCAATGGGTATTTCAGGTATTGCTTTTGCTACTGTACTTATTCAAATTATAAATATGCTTTATTTATTTAGAAAAGTTTTAAAAACAAAAATGGTTCACTTTTTAAAACCGAGATATTTTTTACCTCAAAAAAAAATATATAAAGATTTTTTAGTACATGGTCTTCCTTCAAGTTTAAATATGCTTACTATGGGAATAGGTTCTATTTTATTAACTTATTTTGTTACTAAATATGGCTATAAAGCAGTAGCAGGATATGGTATAGGTTTTAGAGTTGAACAAATTATGCTTTTACCTGCACTTGGATTAAGCACAGCTGTTTTAACTTTAGTTTCAAATAATTTTGGTGCAAAAAAATATGATAGAGTATCGCAAACTATTTATAAAGCTTTAAAATATGGATTTATAATATGTACATTTGGTGTTGCCTTTTTATATATTTTTGGAGAACTTATTGTTTCACAATTTGATAAAGATAAAGAAGTTATATCTTATGCAACAGGTTATTTAGCTATTGAAGTTTGGATTTTCTATGCATTTGTTACTTTATTTATTTGTGTTTCTACTCTACAAGCAATAAAAAAACCAAAAATGATATTTTGGATAGGCTTATATAGACAAATAGTTGCAAAATACTTCGTAGGATATATTATCGTTATTTATTTTGCATTAGATTTAAAATATTTTTGGATGGGAACATTAGTAATGATATATTCAGCAGCTATTTTTGCTTTCTTATATACAAGAAATGAATTAAAAAAATTAAATATTCCAGATATTTAA
- a CDS encoding homoserine dehydrogenase, producing MLKIAIIGVGTVGSSVANILKKNKEIITARAGVELVPTIGVVNDLTKKRNVSIDLTDDINKVLEDDSIDIIVELMGGIEKPYEIVKKALAKKKAVVTANKALLAYHRYELEEFAQDIPFEYEAAVAGGIPIINALREGLTANNITSIQGIMNGTCNYMLTKMINEGVKYDDILKEAQDLGYAEADPTFDVGGFDAAHKLLILGSIAYGIDAKPEDILIEGIQNITSYDIEFAKEFNYSIKLLGIAKRDKNNIELRVHPAFVPKEAMIAKVDGVMNGISVIGDKVGETMYYGPGAGGDATASAVIANLVDIARRGKGSPMLGFEEDYGEKLSLLSKDEIRTKYYLRLEVADKTGVLAKISTILGNCGISIEKMLQKPIGNEKANLLLATHTSTEKDILKAIAEFEKTKVVTQKPAMIRIEA from the coding sequence ATGTTAAAAATAGCAATTATTGGTGTAGGAACAGTAGGTTCAAGCGTAGCTAATATTTTAAAGAAAAATAAAGAGATTATTACAGCTAGAGCTGGAGTTGAACTAGTGCCAACAATTGGGGTTGTAAATGATTTAACAAAAAAAAGAAATGTATCTATTGATCTAACTGATGATATAAATAAAGTATTAGAAGATGATTCAATAGATATAATTGTAGAATTAATGGGTGGAATTGAAAAACCTTATGAAATCGTAAAAAAAGCCTTAGCAAAGAAAAAAGCAGTTGTTACAGCAAATAAAGCACTTCTTGCATATCATAGATATGAATTAGAAGAGTTTGCACAAGACATTCCTTTTGAATATGAAGCAGCAGTTGCAGGAGGAATTCCTATTATTAATGCTTTAAGAGAGGGTCTAACAGCAAATAATATTACTTCTATTCAAGGGATTATGAATGGTACTTGTAATTATATGCTTACTAAGATGATAAATGAAGGTGTAAAATACGATGATATTCTAAAAGAGGCCCAAGATTTAGGATATGCAGAAGCAGATCCAACATTTGATGTTGGTGGATTTGATGCTGCACATAAACTATTAATTTTAGGTTCTATTGCATATGGGATTGATGCAAAACCTGAAGATATTTTGATTGAAGGTATTCAAAACATCACAAGTTATGACATAGAATTTGCAAAAGAGTTTAACTACTCTATAAAACTTTTAGGAATTGCAAAAAGAGATAAAAACAATATAGAACTTAGAGTTCACCCTGCTTTTGTACCAAAAGAAGCAATGATTGCAAAAGTTGATGGGGTTATGAATGGTATTTCTGTTATTGGCGATAAAGTTGGAGAAACAATGTATTATGGTCCAGGAGCTGGCGGTGATGCAACAGCTTCTGCTGTAATTGCAAATCTTGTAGATATTGCAAGAAGAGGTAAAGGTTCTCCAATGCTTGGATTTGAAGAGGATTATGGTGAAAAATTATCTCTTCTTTCAAAAGATGAAATAAGAACAAAATACTATTTAAGACTTGAAGTTGCTGACAAAACTGGTGTTTTAGCAAAAATCTCTACAATTTTAGGTAATTGTGGTATTTCAATTGAAAAGATGCTTCAAAAACCTATTGGAAATGAAAAAGCAAATTTGTTATTAGCAACACATACATCAACAGAAAAAGATATTTTAAAAGCAATTGCAGAATTTGAAAAAACTAAAGTAGTAACTCAAAAACCTGCAATGATTAGAATAGAAGCATAA
- a CDS encoding LL-diaminopimelate aminotransferase, with product MFPEIEFERMKRLPNYVFAEVNNIKMEARRRGEDIIDFSMGNPDGPAPQHIIDKLKETADKPKNHGYSASAGIYKLRLAICNWYKRKFGVEGLDPNKHACATMGSKEGYVHLVQAIVNVGDVAVVPDPTYPIHSYAFMLAGAAIHKFELSFDDEYKVDEDLFFERLQKTVDESIPKVKYVVVNFPHNPTCATVRPEFYQRLVDMAKKERFYIISDIAYADLTFDGYKTPSIFQAKGAIDVAVESFTLSKSYNMAGWRVGFIVGNEKLVGALKRIKSWLDYGMFTPIQVAATIALDGPQECVQQHIDKYHFRRDIMIEAFKDAGWEMNIPNASMFIWAKIPEKAQHLGSMEFSKQLLTQAKVAVSPGIGFGKYGDQYVRIALIENEKRIRQAAKNIKKYLKTL from the coding sequence GTGTTTCCTGAAATAGAATTTGAACGAATGAAAAGACTTCCAAACTATGTATTTGCAGAAGTAAATAATATAAAAATGGAAGCAAGAAGAAGAGGTGAAGATATTATAGATTTCTCTATGGGAAATCCAGATGGACCAGCGCCTCAACATATTATAGATAAACTAAAAGAGACAGCAGATAAGCCAAAAAACCATGGTTATAGTGCAAGTGCTGGAATTTATAAGTTAAGACTTGCAATTTGTAATTGGTATAAAAGAAAATTTGGAGTTGAAGGACTTGATCCAAATAAACATGCTTGTGCAACAATGGGAAGTAAAGAGGGTTATGTTCACCTTGTTCAAGCAATTGTAAATGTAGGTGATGTTGCAGTTGTTCCAGATCCTACTTATCCTATTCACTCATATGCATTTATGCTTGCAGGTGCTGCAATTCACAAATTTGAGTTATCTTTTGATGATGAATATAAAGTTGATGAAGATTTATTTTTTGAAAGATTACAAAAAACAGTTGATGAATCAATTCCAAAAGTAAAATATGTGGTTGTAAATTTTCCTCATAATCCAACTTGTGCCACAGTAAGACCAGAATTTTACCAAAGATTAGTAGATATGGCTAAAAAAGAGAGATTTTATATTATATCTGATATTGCATATGCTGATCTTACTTTTGATGGTTATAAAACACCTTCAATTTTTCAAGCAAAAGGTGCAATTGATGTAGCAGTTGAGAGTTTTACTCTATCAAAATCATATAATATGGCAGGATGGAGAGTTGGATTTATAGTTGGAAATGAAAAATTAGTTGGAGCATTAAAAAGAATTAAATCATGGCTTGACTATGGTATGTTTACTCCAATTCAAGTTGCAGCAACAATTGCACTTGATGGACCACAAGAGTGTGTACAACAACACATTGATAAATATCACTTTAGAAGAGATATTATGATTGAAGCATTTAAAGATGCAGGTTGGGAAATGAATATACCAAATGCATCTATGTTTATTTGGGCTAAGATTCCTGAAAAAGCACAGCATTTAGGAAGTATGGAGTTTTCAAAACAGTTATTAACCCAAGCAAAAGTTGCTGTGAGTCCAGGTATTGGTTTTGGTAAGTATGGTGACCAATATGTAAGAATTGCTTTAATAGAAAATGAAAAAAGAATTAGACAAGCAGCAAAAAATATAAAAAAATATTTAAAAACTTTATAA
- the rlmB gene encoding 23S rRNA (guanosine(2251)-2'-O)-methyltransferase RlmB — MLMIIYGKQIVLYVLEKHPHLIEEVLFSKEIDQKIFSKFLKLGKKIIKLDNKKAQGLAQGGNHQGFFLKLKEFEYTPIKDIKDMNFILVLDGLTDVGNIGAIARSAYSLGVDAIIASNVKSLNNSGLIRTSAGAMLDIPFGLYPNSLDLANELKQSDFALIGATMDGTDLKKYGKIDNTDKVALFLGSEGEGLSKKVIKKLDLKVSIGMQHEFDSLNVSVAAGILIYNLKK, encoded by the coding sequence TTGCTTATGATAATATATGGAAAACAAATTGTACTTTATGTACTTGAAAAACATCCTCACTTAATAGAAGAGGTACTTTTTTCTAAAGAAATTGATCAGAAAATATTTTCAAAATTCCTAAAACTTGGAAAAAAAATCATAAAACTTGATAATAAAAAAGCACAAGGACTAGCTCAAGGTGGGAATCATCAAGGTTTTTTTCTAAAATTAAAAGAGTTTGAATATACTCCAATTAAAGATATAAAAGATATGAATTTTATCTTAGTTCTTGATGGACTAACTGATGTGGGAAATATTGGAGCAATTGCAAGATCTGCTTATTCTTTAGGAGTTGATGCAATTATTGCATCAAATGTTAAATCATTAAATAACTCTGGTTTGATAAGAACAAGTGCTGGAGCGATGTTAGATATTCCTTTTGGCTTATATCCCAATAGCCTTGATTTAGCAAATGAGCTAAAACAATCAGATTTTGCACTAATTGGTGCAACAATGGATGGGACTGATTTAAAAAAATATGGTAAGATTGATAATACTGATAAAGTTGCCCTATTTCTAGGAAGTGAAGGGGAAGGTCTTTCAAAAAAAGTGATTAAAAAACTTGATTTGAAAGTTTCAATTGGAATGCAACATGAATTTGATTCATTGAATGTTTCAGTTGCAGCAGGAATACTAATATACAATTTAAAAAAATAA
- a CDS encoding methyl-accepting chemotaxis protein: protein MENLVQNYIKVINTNEASLNDEIINSLNFEDSVSKLVLGFVSPHIDFNTISTKLKSKLDPSTKLILTTTAGELCTFNFDKKRDKLYNDASSTWDDIVLQSFSNEIIDEISISTIELFSKNITEQTISHNERISKITNEIKNMNIPFKISHENTFALTFIDGLSNSESFFTESVYKSGKLPCLLIGGSAGGKLDFQNTYIFNNEKIVRHKAVIILVKLKPQIKFGVFKSQSCEDTKMSFLVAQSNLLNRTVNSVLSTKTNEIVNIIDALCRSFSCQKEHLPELLKEYTFAIKINEENYIRSISNVDIENKQISFFCDVAFGDVLHLVKTKEFTQITQNDYKKFASSKKHEPLGAIFNDCILRRLLNQDRLNSLKTFNDIPLAGCSTFGELLGLNINQTLTALFFYKVDEKEDFYDEYISNFVDKYASYVVYYKQREINQYQLLSRVRTTLLNNLKDAFPLILDMVNIINSVYKNTKEGNEIIQNLIKRFESFSKDIMNNVEANDKLVEDMKDLTKNADDIKKVMSSISEIAIQTNLLALNAAIEASRAGQYGNGFKVVADEVKKLAKKTQTSLIQSNKSVDVANIGINKISKTIDVTSEKLQVVSSDVVNINESFSTIHDNSNETNTIIAEKMDQFERLVDSINTIEQIQKNLEKLEENV, encoded by the coding sequence TTGGAAAATTTAGTACAAAATTACATAAAAGTAATTAACACAAATGAAGCAAGTTTAAATGATGAAATAATTAATAGTTTGAATTTTGAAGATAGTGTATCCAAATTAGTTTTAGGATTTGTTTCTCCTCATATTGATTTTAATACTATTTCAACTAAACTAAAATCGAAACTTGACCCTTCTACAAAACTTATTCTTACTACAACAGCAGGTGAATTATGCACATTTAATTTTGATAAAAAAAGAGATAAACTTTATAATGATGCAAGTTCTACTTGGGATGATATAGTATTACAAAGTTTTAGTAATGAAATAATTGATGAAATCTCAATATCTACTATTGAATTGTTTAGTAAGAATATTACAGAACAAACGATTTCTCATAATGAAAGAATTTCAAAGATAACAAATGAAATAAAAAATATGAATATTCCATTTAAAATAAGTCATGAAAATACATTTGCTTTGACATTTATTGATGGACTTTCTAATAGTGAAAGTTTTTTCACAGAATCAGTTTATAAAAGTGGCAAATTACCTTGCCTTTTGATAGGTGGTTCTGCTGGTGGGAAACTTGATTTTCAAAATACATATATATTTAATAACGAAAAAATAGTAAGACATAAAGCTGTAATAATTCTTGTAAAATTAAAACCTCAAATAAAGTTTGGTGTCTTTAAATCACAAAGTTGTGAAGATACAAAAATGTCATTTTTGGTTGCACAATCAAATCTTTTAAATAGAACAGTAAATAGTGTATTAAGTACAAAAACAAATGAAATTGTAAATATTATTGATGCGTTATGTAGAAGTTTCTCTTGTCAAAAAGAGCACCTTCCTGAACTTTTGAAAGAGTACACTTTTGCAATAAAAATAAATGAAGAAAATTATATAAGATCAATATCAAATGTAGATATTGAAAATAAACAAATTTCATTTTTTTGTGATGTGGCTTTCGGTGATGTGCTTCATTTAGTAAAAACAAAAGAGTTTACTCAAATAACACAGAATGATTACAAAAAATTTGCTTCTTCTAAAAAACATGAACCTTTAGGCGCTATTTTTAATGATTGTATTTTAAGAAGATTATTAAATCAAGATAGATTAAACTCTCTAAAAACATTTAATGATATTCCACTTGCAGGATGTTCAACTTTTGGAGAACTATTAGGTCTGAATATAAATCAAACTTTAACTGCATTGTTTTTTTATAAAGTTGATGAAAAAGAAGATTTTTATGATGAATATATAAGTAATTTTGTAGATAAATATGCTTCATATGTGGTTTATTATAAACAAAGAGAAATCAATCAATATCAACTACTTTCAAGAGTAAGAACAACACTTTTAAATAATTTAAAAGATGCTTTCCCTTTGATTTTAGATATGGTAAATATTATAAATTCTGTTTATAAAAATACAAAAGAGGGAAATGAAATAATACAAAATCTAATAAAAAGATTTGAATCATTTTCAAAAGATATTATGAATAATGTAGAAGCAAATGACAAACTTGTAGAAGATATGAAAGATTTGACAAAAAATGCTGATGATATTAAAAAAGTTATGTCTTCTATATCTGAAATTGCTATTCAAACAAACCTTCTTGCATTAAATGCAGCAATAGAAGCTTCAAGAGCAGGGCAGTATGGTAATGGCTTTAAAGTTGTTGCAGATGAAGTAAAAAAACTTGCAAAAAAAACACAAACAAGTTTAATTCAAAGTAATAAGTCAGTTGATGTTGCAAATATAGGAATAAATAAAATATCTAAAACAATTGATGTGACAAGTGAAAAATTACAAGTAGTTTCTTCTGATGTGGTAAATATAAATGAATCTTTTTCTACTATACATGATAATTCAAATGAGACTAACACAATTATTGCAGAAAAGATGGATCAATTTGAAAGATTAGTTGATAGTATTAATACAATTGAACAAATACAAAAAAATTTAGAAAAATTAGAAGAAAATGTATAA
- the rsmI gene encoding 16S rRNA (cytidine(1402)-2'-O)-methyltransferase, with product MLTLVPTPIGNLEDISLRALKALEEAELIFCEDTRVTKKLLGLFSQKHNINFENKEYKSYHSHNENQILKTLESKLFEKNVVYVSDAGMPCVSDPGATLVDFCIKNNIKYDVIPGANAVLTAYAMSGFIYNTFTFHGFLPHKGSDRTNKLKSIMQSDKLGILYESPHRLLKLLEEVTIIDETRTIFLVKELTKLHQESFKDSAKNIFETFKSINIKGEWVVLIEPIVFQGEALNISDIQDLDLAPKVKAKLLSKLTGRKTKDIYQELL from the coding sequence TTGTTAACTTTAGTTCCAACTCCAATAGGAAATCTTGAAGATATATCTTTAAGAGCACTTAAAGCCTTAGAGGAGGCGGAGCTAATTTTTTGTGAAGATACTAGAGTAACAAAAAAACTACTTGGGCTTTTTAGCCAAAAACACAATATAAATTTTGAAAATAAAGAGTATAAATCTTACCACTCACACAATGAAAATCAAATACTAAAAACACTTGAGTCAAAACTATTTGAAAAAAATGTTGTTTATGTAAGTGACGCAGGTATGCCTTGTGTAAGTGATCCTGGTGCAACGCTTGTTGATTTTTGTATAAAAAACAATATCAAATATGATGTAATCCCTGGAGCAAATGCAGTTCTCACAGCTTATGCAATGAGTGGATTTATTTATAATACTTTTACTTTTCATGGCTTTTTACCACACAAAGGTAGTGATAGAACAAACAAACTAAAATCTATTATGCAAAGTGATAAATTAGGTATCCTTTATGAGTCACCACACCGGTTACTAAAATTGCTTGAAGAGGTTACTATTATTGATGAGACTAGAACTATATTTTTAGTTAAAGAATTGACAAAACTTCATCAAGAATCTTTCAAAGATAGTGCGAAAAATATATTTGAGACTTTTAAAAGTATAAATATTAAAGGAGAATGGGTTGTTTTAATAGAACCTATTGTTTTTCAAGGTGAAGCACTTAATATATCAGATATTCAAGATCTTGATTTAGCTCCTAAAGTAAAAGCAAAACTTCTTTCGAAACTTACAGGAAGAAAAACAAAAGATATTTATCAAGAACTACTATAA
- the rpmE gene encoding 50S ribosomal protein L31 produces the protein MKKDIHPDYKTCKVTCACGNSFETKSNVEALRVDICSACHPFFTGEQKIVDAAGRVEKFKAKYNLNK, from the coding sequence GTGAAAAAAGACATTCACCCAGATTACAAAACTTGTAAAGTTACTTGTGCTTGTGGAAATTCATTTGAAACAAAATCAAATGTAGAAGCATTAAGAGTTGATATTTGTTCAGCTTGTCACCCATTCTTTACTGGAGAGCAAAAAATAGTTGATGCTGCTGGTAGAGTTGAGAAATTCAAAGCTAAATATAATTTAAATAAATAA
- the miaA gene encoding tRNA (adenosine(37)-N6)-dimethylallyltransferase MiaA translates to MKQIAIIGSTASGKTALALDIANKTNSIILSLDSLSVYKQIDIASAKPTVKERGGIVHFGINEVYPDENFDVIQFINCYKKAKEFAYLNKKNLIIVGGTGFYLKALVEGISLGVDTKQKLDISKEEAYEFLYNLDKQYMQKIASNDSYRIEKAYAIYKQTGKTPTEFFNENKKEPIAKNLKIFEITWPRDELKKRISLRTKQMINNGLIDEVIFLEKKYTRLPNCMSSIGIIETLEYLDGKLTKEQLEEKISINTAKLAKRQNTFNNSQFQENITSNIIQNLNSDIIKFF, encoded by the coding sequence ATGAAACAAATAGCAATAATAGGTTCAACTGCTTCAGGAAAAACTGCTTTAGCATTAGATATTGCAAATAAAACGAACTCTATTATTCTATCTTTAGATTCACTTTCTGTTTATAAACAAATAGATATTGCATCTGCTAAACCAACAGTAAAAGAAAGAGGTGGTATTGTTCATTTTGGAATAAATGAAGTCTATCCCGATGAAAATTTTGATGTCATTCAATTTATTAATTGTTATAAAAAAGCCAAAGAATTTGCTTACTTAAATAAAAAAAACCTAATAATAGTAGGAGGAACTGGCTTTTATCTAAAAGCCTTAGTTGAAGGCATATCTTTAGGAGTAGATACAAAACAAAAACTTGATATATCAAAAGAAGAAGCCTACGAGTTTTTGTATAATCTTGATAAACAATATATGCAAAAAATCGCCTCAAATGATTCATATAGAATAGAAAAAGCCTATGCTATTTATAAACAAACAGGAAAAACTCCTACTGAATTTTTCAACGAAAATAAAAAAGAACCCATTGCAAAAAATTTAAAAATTTTTGAGATCACATGGCCAAGAGATGAATTAAAAAAAAGAATATCTCTTCGTACAAAACAGATGATAAATAATGGACTTATTGATGAAGTTATTTTTTTAGAAAAAAAATATACAAGACTGCCAAATTGTATGAGTTCTATAGGAATTATAGAAACTTTAGAATATCTTGATGGGAAACTTACAAAAGAACAATTAGAAGAAAAAATATCTATAAATACTGCAAAACTTGCAAAAAGGCAAAATACTTTTAATAATTCACAATTTCAAGAAAATATAACTTCAAATATTATACAGAACTTAAATTCAGATATTATTAAGTTTTTTTAG
- a CDS encoding restriction endonuclease subunit S domain-containing protein — protein MKYIKILLLILISITFNACTTSLNQESIDKSNNQQISQLLDELHKKDQKIEKLENEIEKLKEDAKK, from the coding sequence ATGAAATATATAAAAATATTATTACTTATACTTATATCTATTACTTTCAATGCTTGTACAACAAGCCTAAATCAAGAGAGTATTGATAAATCAAACAATCAACAAATTTCACAACTACTTGACGAGCTTCATAAAAAAGATCAAAAGATAGAAAAATTAGAAAATGAAATAGAAAAATTAAAAGAAGATGCAAAAAAATGA
- the mqnP gene encoding menaquinone biosynthesis prenyltransferase MqnP, which translates to MKKLNELLNDFSELVMFKHSVFSLPFIFIAMVVGAKGWFGFKLLILGILAALTARNFAMAVNRYLDRDIDALNPRTVNRPNVDGRISPSQMLAFISLNAIGFVIVAYFVNDLAFKISIPILIVIGSYSYFKRFSFLAHLILGISLGLAPIAGVVAVTETIPLWTVLLSIGVMFWVAGFDLLYSLQDIDVDKKLGLHSIPSKFGAKNTMNISKVFHLLTVIFWLLFVIQSGGSIFAYIAVMISALMLAYEHYLVNKDFRKIDRAFFTVNGYLGIVFFILIVIDNI; encoded by the coding sequence ATGAAAAAATTAAATGAACTCTTAAATGACTTTAGTGAACTAGTAATGTTCAAACACTCTGTATTTTCACTACCTTTTATCTTTATTGCAATGGTAGTAGGTGCAAAAGGATGGTTTGGTTTTAAGCTTCTTATCTTGGGAATTTTGGCAGCTTTAACAGCAAGAAATTTTGCAATGGCTGTAAATAGATATTTAGATAGAGATATTGATGCTTTAAATCCAAGAACAGTAAACAGACCAAATGTTGATGGAAGAATAAGCCCTTCTCAAATGTTAGCTTTTATTAGTTTAAACGCTATTGGTTTTGTAATAGTTGCATATTTTGTAAATGATTTAGCTTTTAAAATATCTATACCAATCTTAATAGTAATTGGTTCTTATTCATACTTTAAAAGATTTTCTTTTTTGGCACATTTAATACTTGGAATATCTTTAGGTCTTGCACCAATTGCAGGAGTAGTTGCAGTAACTGAAACTATTCCTTTATGGACAGTTTTATTAAGTATTGGAGTTATGTTTTGGGTAGCTGGATTTGATTTGTTGTATTCACTTCAAGATATTGATGTAGATAAAAAACTAGGACTTCATTCAATACCAAGTAAATTTGGTGCAAAAAATACTATGAATATATCTAAAGTATTTCATCTTTTAACAGTGATATTTTGGCTTTTATTTGTAATTCAATCAGGTGGTTCAATCTTTGCTTATATTGCTGTAATGATAAGTGCATTAATGCTTGCATATGAACACTATCTAGTAAATAAAGACTTTAGAAAAATAGATAGAGCCTTTTTTACTGTTAATGGATATTTAGGAATTGTATTTTTTATTTTGATAGTAATAGATAATATTTAA